The following proteins come from a genomic window of Panicum hallii strain FIL2 chromosome 8, PHallii_v3.1, whole genome shotgun sequence:
- the LOC112902475 gene encoding signal peptide peptidase-like 2 isoform X2: protein MATARRASRLPFAAATLLLVLLLAGGGAADDASSDDDAGAPRAPGCSNKFQLVKVKNWVNGTEGATVVGLSARFGAPLPRDMHEAQKSFAILANPFDCCSNLTSKLTNSVALATRGECAFTAKAKNAQAGGAVGLLVINDDEELYKMVCSENDTSINVTIPVVMIPQSAGKKLKDFLDNGASVEVQLYSPNRPVVDLSACFLWIMAVGTIVCASLWSELVACEQVDERYNQLTRKGGPNTGTNYREDKEIFEISAKGAIVFIIIASVFLLLLFYFMSSWFVWVLIVLFCIGGIEGMHVCLVTLLARVFKDCGQKTVQLPFLGEVLTISVGIVPFCVVFAILWAVYRHASFAWIGQDILGICLMVTVLQMARLPNIRVASALLSAAFVYDIFWVFISPLIFHESVMIAPDGEDLFFLITAPKQMFPYNACIRTF from the exons AtggcgaccgcccgccgcgcgtCGCGCCTCCCCTTCGCCGCCGCAACTCTCCTTCTTGTGCTACTcctcgcgggcggcggcgcggcggacgaCGCCTCTAGCGACGACGACGCGGGGGCCCCGCGGGCGCCCGGCTGCTCCAACAagttccagctg GTTAAGGTGAAGAATTGGGTGAATGGGACTGAAGGTGCAACTGTTGTTGGCCTCAGTGCAAGATTTGGAGCCCCCTTGCCTAGAGATATGCATGAAGCTCAAAAATCATTTGCTATCCTTGCAAATCCATTTGATTGTTGCTCCAACTTGACATCAAAG TTAACAAACTCTGTTGCTTTAGCAACACGTGGGGAATGTGCTTTCACTGCTAAAGCAAAGAATGCTCAGGCAGGTGGTGCAGTCGGTTTACTAGTTATCAATGACGATGAAG AGCTTTACAAGATGGTTTGCAGTGAGAATGACACTTCCATTAACGTGACAATACCTGTTGTCATGATACCACAGTCAGCAGGAAAGAAGTTGAAGGACTTCCTAGATAATGGAGCAAGTG TGGAAGTTCAGTTATATTCACCAAATCGACCAGTTGTGGACCTTTCAGCATGCTTCCTGTGGATAATGGCTGTAGGAACCATAGTCTGTGCTTCACTCTGGTCTGAACTTGTTGCATGCGAGCAGGTTGATGAGCGTTATAATCAGCTGACCCGAAAG GGTGGACCTAACACGGGAACAAACTATAGAGAAGATAAAGAGATCTTTGAGATCAGTGCCAAGGGTGCTATTGTCTTTATTATAATAGCTTCAgttttcctcctcctcctgttcTACTTCATGTCATCTTGGTTCGTTTGGGTCCTAATTGTATTATTCTGCATTGGTGGTATTGAG GGTATGCATGTTTGCTTGGTCACACTTCTAGCTAG GGTTTTCAAGGATTGTGGGCAAAAGACTGTACAACTTCCCTTTCTTGGCGAGGTCTTAACCATATCTGTTGGAATTGTACCATTTTGTGTGGTGTTTGCTATTCTCTGGGCTGTGTATCGGCATGCTTCGTTTGCTTGGATAGGCCAAGATATCCTT GGTATATGTTTGATGGTAACTGTACTTCAGATGGCACGCTTACCAAATATCAGG GTTGCATCAGCACTTCTTAGTGCTGCATTTGTGTATGACATATTTTGGGTTTTCATTTCACCTCTTATATTCCATGAAAGCGTCATGATTGCA CCAGATGGGGAAGACTTGTTCTTTTTAATCACTGCTCCAAAACAGATGTTTCCCTACAATGCCTGTATTCGTACATTTTGA